One window from the genome of Corvus moneduloides isolate bCorMon1 chromosome 9, bCorMon1.pri, whole genome shotgun sequence encodes:
- the VCAM1 gene encoding vascular cell adhesion protein 1 isoform X1 codes for MFKEMGRTSQAVLVILCVLRTVKAFEMEIIPAKRIVAQIGDTLILTCNTTGCASPSFSWRTHLDNPLGGKVSNHRTYSTLTMNPVSSVNSHAYLCTVTCDEKEKKEKQVQVEPYSFPSDPIIEIRSSLVAGEPATVICQIPDVYPSNGLEVLLKKDEYVLHEKNFFEDGSTNTETKIVTYTFHPVAEDIGKEITCVARLLIPDMEFEPKERTSSQKLNANFGPQNTIITASPGNSPMEGDSLNLTCVTQSNPPPQIVWNKYSAEESIQHLTNNNVLSIPHVHFNDSGLYICEVINLVTNKIEKATVDIIIQGAPVITKFSIEPSTTVQEGENVSIQCSAESSPPPKIILRRKSDNADMGPDSARSILLPSVTFQNGGDYECIAENKFGNSRSEITLNVKYGPKNTMITVIPTAALKEGETVTMKCTSSGNPAPVISWKKKKATGESEKIFRNATLTIQNLKSQDLGLYECEAYNPFGKEEKSVKLHVQARLEEPDQMIPLIIAFSSVAAVAVPAVAILIYVSRQAKINGSYSLVKALRLKV; via the exons ATGTTTAAAGAGATGGGAAGAACAAGCCAGGCTGTGCTAgtaattttgtgtgtgttaagGACTG ttAAAGCTTTTGAAATGGAGATTATACCTGCTAAGAGAATTGTTGCACAGATTGGAGACACACTCATACTCACATGCAATACTACTGGCTGTGCATCACCAAGTTTTTCCTGGAGAACACATTTGGACAACCCCCTTGGAGGAAAAGTCAGCAACCACAGGACATATTCTACACTGACTATGAATCCAGTTAGCAGTGTGAATTCTCATGCTTATCTTTGTACTGTCACATGtgatgagaaagagaaaaaagagaagcaggTCCAAGTTGAACCTTACT cTTTCCCCAGTGATCCTATCATTGAGATCCGCTCATCCTTAGTTGCTGGAGAACCAGCCACTGTCATCTGTCAAATTCCTGATGTGTATCCCTCTAATGGCCTGGAAGTTCTCCTAAAGAAAGATGAGTATGTTCTTCatgagaaaaatttctttgaagaTGGCAGCACAAATACAGAGACCAAAATTGTGACATATACATTTCATCCTGTGGCTGAAGATATTGGGAAAGAGATTACCTGTGTGGCCAGGTTACTAATTCCTGATATGGAATTTGAACCCAAAGAAAGAACATCTTCTCAGAAACTTAATGCAAATT TTGGTCCACAAAATACTATCATTACTGCATCTCCAGGCAACTCACCAATGGAAGGAGACTCTCTAAACCTTACTTGTGTGACTCAGAGTAACCCACCACCACAAATAGTTTGGAATAAATATTCGGCTGAAGAAAGCATTCAGCATCTGACAAATAACAATGTTCTTTCTATTCCCCATGTCCATTTCAATGATTCAGGACTGTATATCTGTGAAGTAATTAATCTGGTAACCaataaaatagagaaagcaACTGTGGACATTATTATACAAG GTGCTCCAGTCATTACAAAATTCTCCATTGAACCTTCTACAACAGTtcaagaaggagaaaatgtttcCATACAATGTTCTGCTGAAAGTAGCCCTCCTCCCAAGAttattttaaggagaaaatctGACAATGCAGACATGGGGCCTGACAGTGCCAGGAGTATCCTTCTTCCATCTGTGACATTCCAAAATGGAGGAGACTATGAATGTATAGCAGAAAATAAGTTTGGGAACAGTAGAAGTGAAATCACACTTAATGTGAAAT ATGGACCAAAGAACACAATGATCACTGTTATCCCTACTGCTGCTCTTAAAGAAGGAGAAACTGTGACAATGAAATGTACTAGTTCTGGTAATCCAGCTCCTGTGATctcctggaagaaaaagaaggccACTGGGGAATCTGAgaaaatttttagaaatgcaACTTTAACTATACAGAACTTGAAAAGTCAAGATCTGGGGCTTTATGAATGTGAAGCTTATAATCCATttggcaaggaagaaaaatctgtgaaattacATGTTCAAG CAAGGTTGGAGGAACCAGATCAGATGATACCATTGATTATTGCATTCTCATCTGTAGCAGCAGTAGCAGTACCTGCAGTTGCAATTTTGATCTATGTGTCAAGGCAAGCAAAGATCAATGGATCCTACAGTCTTGTAAAAGCACTCAGGTTGAAAGTGTGA
- the VCAM1 gene encoding vascular cell adhesion protein 1 isoform X2 — MEIIPAKRIVAQIGDTLILTCNTTGCASPSFSWRTHLDNPLGGKVSNHRTYSTLTMNPVSSVNSHAYLCTVTCDEKEKKEKQVQVEPYSFPSDPIIEIRSSLVAGEPATVICQIPDVYPSNGLEVLLKKDEYVLHEKNFFEDGSTNTETKIVTYTFHPVAEDIGKEITCVARLLIPDMEFEPKERTSSQKLNANFGPQNTIITASPGNSPMEGDSLNLTCVTQSNPPPQIVWNKYSAEESIQHLTNNNVLSIPHVHFNDSGLYICEVINLVTNKIEKATVDIIIQGAPVITKFSIEPSTTVQEGENVSIQCSAESSPPPKIILRRKSDNADMGPDSARSILLPSVTFQNGGDYECIAENKFGNSRSEITLNVKYGPKNTMITVIPTAALKEGETVTMKCTSSGNPAPVISWKKKKATGESEKIFRNATLTIQNLKSQDLGLYECEAYNPFGKEEKSVKLHVQARLEEPDQMIPLIIAFSSVAAVAVPAVAILIYVSRQAKINGSYSLVKALRLKV, encoded by the exons ATGGAGATTATACCTGCTAAGAGAATTGTTGCACAGATTGGAGACACACTCATACTCACATGCAATACTACTGGCTGTGCATCACCAAGTTTTTCCTGGAGAACACATTTGGACAACCCCCTTGGAGGAAAAGTCAGCAACCACAGGACATATTCTACACTGACTATGAATCCAGTTAGCAGTGTGAATTCTCATGCTTATCTTTGTACTGTCACATGtgatgagaaagagaaaaaagagaagcaggTCCAAGTTGAACCTTACT cTTTCCCCAGTGATCCTATCATTGAGATCCGCTCATCCTTAGTTGCTGGAGAACCAGCCACTGTCATCTGTCAAATTCCTGATGTGTATCCCTCTAATGGCCTGGAAGTTCTCCTAAAGAAAGATGAGTATGTTCTTCatgagaaaaatttctttgaagaTGGCAGCACAAATACAGAGACCAAAATTGTGACATATACATTTCATCCTGTGGCTGAAGATATTGGGAAAGAGATTACCTGTGTGGCCAGGTTACTAATTCCTGATATGGAATTTGAACCCAAAGAAAGAACATCTTCTCAGAAACTTAATGCAAATT TTGGTCCACAAAATACTATCATTACTGCATCTCCAGGCAACTCACCAATGGAAGGAGACTCTCTAAACCTTACTTGTGTGACTCAGAGTAACCCACCACCACAAATAGTTTGGAATAAATATTCGGCTGAAGAAAGCATTCAGCATCTGACAAATAACAATGTTCTTTCTATTCCCCATGTCCATTTCAATGATTCAGGACTGTATATCTGTGAAGTAATTAATCTGGTAACCaataaaatagagaaagcaACTGTGGACATTATTATACAAG GTGCTCCAGTCATTACAAAATTCTCCATTGAACCTTCTACAACAGTtcaagaaggagaaaatgtttcCATACAATGTTCTGCTGAAAGTAGCCCTCCTCCCAAGAttattttaaggagaaaatctGACAATGCAGACATGGGGCCTGACAGTGCCAGGAGTATCCTTCTTCCATCTGTGACATTCCAAAATGGAGGAGACTATGAATGTATAGCAGAAAATAAGTTTGGGAACAGTAGAAGTGAAATCACACTTAATGTGAAAT ATGGACCAAAGAACACAATGATCACTGTTATCCCTACTGCTGCTCTTAAAGAAGGAGAAACTGTGACAATGAAATGTACTAGTTCTGGTAATCCAGCTCCTGTGATctcctggaagaaaaagaaggccACTGGGGAATCTGAgaaaatttttagaaatgcaACTTTAACTATACAGAACTTGAAAAGTCAAGATCTGGGGCTTTATGAATGTGAAGCTTATAATCCATttggcaaggaagaaaaatctgtgaaattacATGTTCAAG CAAGGTTGGAGGAACCAGATCAGATGATACCATTGATTATTGCATTCTCATCTGTAGCAGCAGTAGCAGTACCTGCAGTTGCAATTTTGATCTATGTGTCAAGGCAAGCAAAGATCAATGGATCCTACAGTCTTGTAAAAGCACTCAGGTTGAAAGTGTGA